The genomic segment TTAGACATAtataattttgtaaaaaattatcaaaaataatctaaagtgcaaaatcacttaaaaataatatcattttcacaatttttttaaaaataatcaaACCATAATTGTTTTGGTTGTTTTTGAAGAAAGGGACTGTTTTTGGTTTGATTGGATAAATGCTCATGAGATATACACTACAGCTAGGGCTAGATCCTACTACATATAATTATTTCGGCTATGAAAAAGGTTGAGAAAGAATTAATGACTTCATGAAGGCTAGCTCGTGGAATAGTCCACACAAGGAGCTTAGCCTTTCAAAGTCTACCACTAATTAAAGTGGTCGTCTCAGCAGTTTACATTACAGATCTGTCGATTTTAAGAATTTACGTACAATAACCCACCTGGCTGGCTGCTTTTGTAGACTTTTTTGGTGTTAAGAGAATAGAAAATCAGAAAGAAaagacttttttttatgactaaAAACTAAAAAAGGCATATGCATATGAATGTGTGTGTGGTACTTCTTGCTTGCTTCGGATGTATGTACAGTGGTTGCACGTTTTAATCTCGGCATGATCGAGGCGTGGCGCCGAGGCTTATCATAACATAACCTCTCAATTGAGTACCAATCATGACCAccattgctctctctctctctctcacttaacTTATCAggttaaaatggtcatttcaTCTTTGTTAAACAATGTTATTTATCGGGTTAAAATAGTCATTTCATCTTTGCTTAACAAtgtactctctctttctctccattCAAGCTATGGGTTCAGCCTATGAAGATTTCACTTTGTAAtaagtagtagtaatagtattcAAAATCTTGGCTtggaagaatatatatatatatattgactcaatgaataataacaattatcttccaactttaagaaaaataatatataggcaagattattaattaaataaggttacaacttaattacaaaaatacaagtaaatatacaaatacgaTGATGAATAAAAGAAATCATAACTCTATGataaaagttacaaataaactagaaatagtaaatcaaagtaggtAGAAGAAGAAACAACTCTTATAGCAagagaaaatagaagaaagatAACAATgtgaacaatagaagaaataATAAACAACAAGAATAATGAAATAAATTACtatctgtacgccctggttttctcacgggctgtttagcaggacgatcctcggactaaatcatatttagtccgaggctcccacaggccagaggctctattttcaggacgggccctttctagctcaagggggtcctgtttccagctccctcttgttgcaccaggagctgggaacaacatccggcgaccactgatggatcagctcgggttatggattgctccggtagcgagcttctcaggaagctctgaccctatgggaagtcaacacgcaagataaacgtgcataatcctgccatcacgtgtccgatatccccctgacttctcggacacgcagcaggaacgtgcgtattcagacacccacggacaagttgggccgtgcggcccattatctccttccatactgattagaccacacttgtgtgtcaggtttaggaattaatcatgaatatcacagacttgatatgacaaatggtaaggtcacgggatgacctccctaccaacttccaggtgccttctcctataaatatggagaccctgggagttgataggggttggaaaaatagtcttgtaagaattatgtactttgtaaaccaattaccgagaaaagatcaataatattgactagtggagtagaaggattttaaccttcgaaccacttaaaaacgtgtctggagtcacctagttctttccacaaagatttcatatctgtgacggttctacttttaagtactaatctctttctcttcttctcttaattatctgttgccgaagaaccgcgtcaacagtttggtgctttcattgagagcaagtccgattagtactaccacaaacatacaactatggtgaccactcgatccaaacatggcaacgagacagaacaacatgatgggcaggaggcccgccatgttgccctccctgatgagcaagttcctgaagtccagcagaggccaggaaagcagccggccggccaagacgacactggtaattcggcgccccggccgcctaatccgaatccatgttattacactgcggtggagatggagaatgctcagctgaggagccagctagcagcagctggtcagcaaatccaggatattctgagtcgactaccccctctcacaaccaacggtaacgttggagagaggcaaggcgaggctcctaagtctcgctggagtaatcgatccaggcatagccgttcgggtagactccctgcagccaactccaccccttcaacgcaccatcaagaggcgaacttcagggaaatgcctcagaccgaacagcagcagtacagccgttcggttaggacctcaacccctagctctcagccttcctcgaggacgcccagaagagatcgagggaattcccaaaggagggccgaggggatccggagacgtcagcccgtccccgaagaacgtccagttcctcgtccagctcgcccagcgcgaaaccatcaagctggcagggccgagagggccccaccaaatttagtccgtccggacggcactaggatcgcctctccggtcaggcatcctccttctcccatcagatatccgtctcctcagaccgtccgagacatcccgacctacggaaatagtaggagagacccgccatcggccgggccttcccggcgcagcaaggtgccgggggaaggatcaggtcggagccgccaaagacgcacctcgagcctgtccagcaggagtcactggaccggtagtgcacggagtgatctttcgggaggagacctgcgacagcgactaagttcagcacaaagtcaccatactacccagggaggcgaccttcgagatcgcctcaactctcacagagaggatcgagttagggatggtagccaggcccgctcagttggggtccgatccgaagtacgtaatggcgggaatgccccaaatgacctatctccagataggaggggcaacaacccgcctaatatgtacaacgggtccggagctgttgaacagccccggaataacccaggatctcaggacaaaaccctagagcgcttaactcaaatggaggagctgatgaagaagctcctatcggaaaaagaaaaagacgaatatgattcaggggatgagatggagctcttcgcccccaacatagcagcaacggcatacccttctggctttcgtatgcctcacttgtcaaagttcaacggggatggagacccatctgaccacttagggatgttcaacaccctaatgatggctcataacatcggaccagagcttcgttgcttgatctttccttccaccctaactggacctgccaggcagtggttcaaacaaagtaaaaggcagtaaatcagctcctggaagaccttttcggctgacttcaagagggcattccgcgcctctcaggccgccagggtccaggccgactccctagctaacgtgagacagcaacctggagaaacgctaaaagcctacttgagcagatttgcgaatgtcgctgctcgggccagagacgccgacgacagctccaaactcatggctatgaggaccgggatcttAGTAGGcagagatctgtggaaggatattcaaaggaggggggtcagctcagttagtgaattccttaacagagcccaagagtggataaacttggaagaagctgaagcttcagccgcggggaccagccaggtcctcgagaagcccgctgggacgggaacagagatcgtagtagcgactcctgacgtcacgcagagtaaccagcccggtggcggcaaaagaaaagggaatggtgaaaacatccagcacggtcaaaagaagaataagtccgtggataaattcaagcccgtgttcacaacgtataccgagctcacccaaaccagagagaatattttcctggccaacgctacgcgagtcccctggaaaagactggagccaataaagcaccctaagggaaagagagacgcttccaaattctgccgttttcataacgacgtcgggcacaataccgacgactgtaggcacctcaaagatgaaatcgagactctcatccgagcaggtccgttggcgcaatactcgcgaaacagggtcccgacaagtcgacccgctccggagatcccagccagtcaacctggacctcgagtagatcaggacgtccttccccccgtggtcgagggagagatttccaccatctctggaggaccacacatggctggcacgagcagaggcgcccagaagaggtacataaatgagttgaagacccacaatggaggggagttcgtctcggaacagcgtcaatcaaaacaacaaagattagagaaacaaccaatcactttcacggaggaagacgcgagacatgtccaattccctcataacgatcccttggtcgtagcagtccagctcgccaactggagagtaaggagagtgttagtggacaatgggagctcggtgaacctcctattccgttccaccttagaaaaaatgggtctgaccgtctccgagctgaaggcaacctcgatgatgctatatggtttttcaggagaagggtcagcagcgataggaacgattgagctggtgatcaccctaggggacgagtcccgaacagtgtccaaactactcgaattcatagtcattgactgctccgccgcctacaatgcaattttgggccgacctacgctcgttgctttcgaagctatcacatccgtccggcacctcgccatgaagttccctacttcaacaggggtctgcactatcaagggcgatcagctcgctgccagggaatgctacagcatttccatgaagggaaaatctaaacccgggcaggtgacgatggccattcaggatgaagaggaatcacagggacccaaggcggcccctgagattgaaaaacctcgggtttccgaagacgaaaagctcgccctaagcgaggacattgacccccgagagGCAAggataggtccgagctccaagctattgaagatctcgaggaggtaggcatcgatgaacaaaacccgtcacggacggttaagctcggaaagaacctctgcgatagaagaaaggcggaactgactgcgtttctgaaaaagaacatggacgtattcgcatggtcgcacgaggacatgatagggatcagtccaagcataatcatgcacacgctccacctagacaaaagcgtccctgccaagtctcaaaagcagaggcgattagggacgacccgagccgaagcccttgaagaagaagtgacccggctcaaaaaatgtggctttatccgcgacgccagatttcccatttgggttgccaatcccgtattagttccaaaacccaatgggaaatggcgaacctgtatcaacttttccgacctgaataaagcctgccccaaggattgttttccgttgccgaggatcgatcaactggtggatgccacggcggggcacgagctcatgtccttcatggacgcgtactcgggctacaatcagatcgcgatgaatccagcagaccaggatcataccagcttcatgaccccgactaatgtctattgctataaggtcatgccgttcggtcttaagaatgccggggctacctaccaaaggctggtaaatagaatgttcgcggatcagatcgggaaaaacatggaagtgtacgtcgatgatatgcttgtcaagtcaaagattgccggcaaccacgtcaccgatctggaagaatgctttaacatactgcgagaatatggcatgaggctcaatcctcagaagtgcactttcggtgtcgcatcggggaaattcttgggtttcatagtcaatacccgaggaatcgaggcaaaccccgacaagatcagatcattgctcgagcttccttcccccaggtcgcggaaagatgtccaaggcctcacaggaagggtggcagcactgaaccggttcatttccaaatcgaccgacaagtgtttaCCTTTCTagaacctgctccggggaaacaagaagttcgaatggacagtggagtgtgaaagcgcattcctcgacctaaaaacgcacctggctgagccacctgtgctgtcaaagcccaaggtaggagaacctcttttcctctacatggccgtcactgaggacgcagctagtgctgttctggtgcgagaagaggaccaggctcagaaaaccggtttattacatcagcaagagactcctcggagctgagtcaaggtacccgttgatggaaaaactggcgttctgcctaatcacggcctcgcgaaaactcaggccatacttccagtcccactctgtacacgtcatgaccgatcagcctctaaggcaggttttgcaaaagcctgaagcctcgggacgcttgctaaagtgggcggtcgaactcagtcagttcgagattttctatactccccgaactaccataaaaagtcaagccttggccgacttcgtggcggaatgcgcgggattccatgagtTCCCATCGGAAGACTCACATCAGCTCACCTCCTCAgattcatcgtggaggatcttcgttgatggctcatctaacgagaacggctccggggccggaatcattctgatatccccagaggggcatagattccactcggcgctgaggttcgggttcaaggcgtctaacaacgaggcagagtacgaggccttgttagctggacttaggatagccagcgagctaaaggcaagctctgtccaatgctttagcgactcccagctcgtggtgaatcaggtcctaggcgagtatcaggcgcggggtcccaagatggcctcctatttggctaaggtaaaatccgaactgtctacgtttgggcaagggtcgatcgaacagatacctcgggagcagaacgccaatgcagatgctctcgccaagctcgccacctcgggagaggcagaaaccctggggttggtgccagttgagttcttggacaagcccagcatagacggagatcgagcagatattgggatgattgacatcaggccgacctggatgactcccattgttgagttcctcgtcgagggcaagttacccgaagggcgcaacgacgcacggcgagtcctttatcaagctccgagatatacgctagtcgagggggtgttgtaccgacgtgggcattccttacccCTCCTctggtgcgttcttccaagtgaagcgaaggccatcctgcaagaagttcatgacggattctgcggagatcacactggggggcaaagcctggccttgaagatccttcggcagggttattactggccgactctgtccaaagactcgatctcatatgtaaaaaagtgcaacaagtgtcagcggttcgccgcggttacccgggctcctccgaccgagctaaaaatgatctcgtctccctggcccttcgccatttgggggatagatctaataggcgccctgcccaccggaaagggcggggtccgttacgccgtggtcgccattgactacttcaccaagtgggccgaagcagagccgttggcgacaataacatcgaaaaaggtgctagacttcgtggttaagagcatcatatgtcgatttggcctacccaaaaagatcatctccgacaatggcactcaatttgacagcgacctgttcaccgaattttgcgaaaggcacgaaattgtgaaaagcttctcgtccgtggcctatccccagacgaacggccaggtcgaagctgtcaataaaactctgaaggcaagcctcaagaagaggctagatgaggcaaaggggatctggccagaacagctcccccaagttctgtgggcctataggacctcacatcggactcccacgggccacactcctttctccctaacctttggaagtgaagcagtcctccccgtggaggtgaaggtcctgtcgcacagggtccggtcctacgaccaagacgggaaccacgagctcctatgccactccttagacttaatggatgaaaggcgagaggattcacaactccagctcgcccattatcaacagaaaatcactcgctacttcaacgctaaggtcaaaagacgtgcctttagcgtcggtgatttggtcttgaggagagttttcctggccgagaaagatcccaaagatggggttttgggaccaagctgggaaggaccataccaggtcatcgaaatcatcaaagagggaacttataagttagctcgacttggtggaggggcggtcccacagacttggaatgctatccacctaaagaaatattatcaatgaacatttgtaaggcctagaaggtcaccttccatatataaataaaaatcaaatgtttctcgttatttgcaagtgtaattttaaagtaacaacgaaagaccctttcccagttacttggggggcatatggtacctggatatatccaggtctccttaacgacttaggtgttaagttttatctacggataagagttatcacaaactaagtcctatcctggtcttaaccaggtcagaaaacttagaagtagttaactaaaatttgttgaccgtggttcttctttaaaagagcccgggatacggataaaagttgacgcgaactaagttttttcaaaataagttcctggtcttaaccaggtcataaaacttagaagttaactaaaatttgttaacCGTGGTTCTTCtctaaagagcccgggatacggataaaagttgacccgaactaagttttttcaaaataagttcctggtcttaaccaggtcataaaacttagtagttaactaaaatttgtcgaccgtggttcttctttaaaagagcccgggatacggataaaagttaacccgaactaagttttttcaaaataagttcctggtcttaaccaggtcagaaaacttagaagtagttaactaaaatttgttgactgtggttcttctttaaaagagcccgggatacggataaaagttgacgcgaactaagttttttcaaaataagttcctggtcttaaccaggtcataaaacttagaagttaactaaaatttgttaacCGTGGTTCTTCtctaaagagcccgggatacggataaaagttgacccgaactaagttttttcaaaataagttcctggtcttaaccaggtcataaaacttagtagttaactaaaatttgtcgaccgtggttcttctttaaaagagcccgggatacggataaaagttgacccgaactaagttttttcaaaataagttcctggtcttaaccaggtcataaaacttagtagttaactaaaatttgtcgaccgtggttcttctttaaaagagcccgggatacggataaaagttgacccgaactaagttttttcaaaataagttcctggtcttaaccaggtcataaaacttagaagttatcaaaaatttgttgaccgtggttattCTTTAAAGaacccgggatacggataaagttaactcgaactaagttcataaaaataaagagatgaattctgaccaaatgcataaaaatatatatgtaaaactggttgagcaaattgtctcgaggcggaaacgcctcacataaaaagagaattacaataaaaaaaaagtgttcAAAATACGTAAACGAGAAGCGTCCTAAGCCCCATcggctggccctttggaggtcgcggtctcgccctgctccgccgcggcagaggcctctccagtctccgatggaggagcctccttattcaggcgggcttgaagctgcggcaacaagaaCGCCCAGAGGTCCAGCGACATGAAggaaaagtccgcgtccggattgtgagaccagcagtgatagaacaggtcttgtaaggactgctccgacacgacccgctcgtctttcagggcggcctgggaggcctggacttcggccttcgccgcctcaagatctgtccgcgatgcggccagggagattttaagctctaggttctcggagcgaagcttctctagctcggatgcggccagggagtgtttaagctcttggttctccgagcggatcttctctagctcggctttagaggccgccagagcgtctctcgcctcctgagactcctggagggcggtctggcgatcagcttccaaaccctcgagctgggccttggtcctaacaatgcctctataggcggcagccatgccctgcaagaaaagaatgataaattagcaaactggaaggaaaaaggcggcgtgtgagtgttaaagccttaaaagaaaggggcactttaccgttaaggtcatgtccatcgcagactctataactcggaccaggcttgttgtttcgatggcccggagctccttctccctgatgttgtaatagtggctgacggcgtagctagccgactcatacaccgtcccccggaatgcttcgggcatcttctccagagcccgggggtcgaccgggatacgcacgtccggggctgccgcggccagattcccgacctctattaccccgtcctgggcggccagtggagatcgttggggtggcgggtgcatgagccctgtcctggcgacagggaggttcgcccccgcgacctgggatggcggggctttctccttctccttagccggggatttggtggaggccccggccgagctcttggactcgcgaagcctctttaacctcggccctgctgggggattcccaccgaacacaacgccccgcagactattcccgggctgagacatctcttctgccaagaacaaaaaacatggttattagcaatcatgcagaaataaagacaaaaggtccaaaggcaataagaaagc from the Humulus lupulus chromosome X, drHumLupu1.1, whole genome shotgun sequence genome contains:
- the LOC133805197 gene encoding uncharacterized protein LOC133805197; translation: MSQPGNSLRGVVFGGNPPAGPRLKRLRESKSSAGASTKSPAKEKEKAPPSQVAGANLPVARTGLMHPPPQRSPLAAQDGVIEVGNLAAAAPDVRIPVDPRALEKMPEAFRGTVYESASYAVSHYYNIREKELRAIETTSLVRVIESAMDMTLTGMAAAYRGIVRTKAQLEGLEADRQTALQESQEARDALAASKAELEKIRSENQELKHSLAASELEKLRSENLELKISLAASRTDLEAAKAEVQASQAALKDERVVSEQSLQDLFYHCWSHNPDADFSFMSLDLWAFLLPQLQARLNKEAPPSETGEASAAAEQGETATSKGPADGA